In Zingiber officinale cultivar Zhangliang chromosome 9B, Zo_v1.1, whole genome shotgun sequence, the genomic window GGCAGTCACTACAAACTCTGAGATTCTTCATAATCCTAATGGGTGTGCCGTTGGCAGTGTTCATTAGCCCATACGCAGCTGCTAACTTCTCACTATGGTGATATAGCACACGTTCCTTGTTCTTCTCATCCATGTCAAGCAATACTGCTGATGTATCAGGAACATAACCCCGATGCCTCAACTTCTCCAACAGTTCATCCAAACTTCTGTGGATCTCCTCAATTTGTGGATGATCACTCTCACCAGCTACGAACGAATGCACCACTCCGTCCAAGGAAATTGTGCTCCACCCTGGAGTCTTCTTCAGTCCTCGATCCTTCATCATCCGTCGAATCTTAGCCACATCCTCCCATCGCTCTGCGTCGGCATAGATGTTCGATAGAACGACATAATAGCCATCGTTACGAGGGTCCAATTCCATCAAATTGTGAATTGCCTCTTCTCCCATTTCGATATTCTTATGAACTTTGGCTCCGCCCAGTAGTGCTCCCCAGACAACACTGTTGGGCTCGATTGGCATCTTGTTTATGAACCCCCTTGCTTCCTCGAGGAGCCCTGCGCGACTGAGGAGGTCAACCATGCAGCCATAATGTTCGATCTCAGGGACAATGCCATAGTCTTGGGTCATGCTCCTGAAGAACTGCCTTCCCTCCTGCAGCAGGCCTATATGGCTGCAGGCGTGAAGCAGCCCGACAAATGTGACTGCGTTTGGCTCAACGCTAGCTTCCTCCATCTTGGAAAAGAGCTCCAATGCTTCCTCAGCTTGCCCGTGCATCGCATGCCCACCAATCATCGCTGACCATGACACCACGGTTCGCTCAGCCATTTCATCGAAGACTTGCCGAGCCAGCTGCAGGCACCCGCACTTGATGTACATGTCGATCAGCGTGTTGCAGACGCGCACATTGTTCTTGTGGAGCGAGCACTGCATTGCGAACGCATGGATCCGTTTCCCCAAATCCAGCTCTCCGAGGTCAGCACAGGCCGCGAGAACGGCGACCACCGTCACCTCATTTGGCCGCATTCCGGTGGTTTCCATGTCGCGGAACAACCGGAGAGCCTCATTGGGATTCTTCCACTGGACATACCCTGCGATCATCGCCGTCCATGACCGGACGCTCCTCTCTGGCATTGAGTCGAACAGCTGTTGTGCGACCACCATTTCGCCTTCCTTCGTGTAATGTGTAATCATGATGTTCCAGGTGACCACGTCCTTCGCCGGAATGACATTGAAGAGAAGCCTCGCGGAAGCCGTGTCACCGAGGGAGGCATACATGTGGACGAGGGTGTTAAGGAGAAAAATGTCAGAGCGGAAGCCGAGCTTCTCGACGAGGGCGTGGACGGCGCGGCCAAGGAGCGGAGAAAGGGGAGAGCGGGAGCAGGCTTTTAGCACGAAGGATAAAGTAAAAGTGTCCGGAAGGACGCCGGCGAACCGGAGGCGGGAGAAGAGTGCGAGGGCTTCGCCGGGGCATGGGGAGGAAGAGAGGGTATTGAGGTGGGTGTTCCAAAGGAGTGTCTCGGAAGGGGCGTCTCCGTATAAGAGGAAGACACTGCGGGCGTAGGAGAAGTCGGAGGGGGAGGAGAGCGCGCAGACCGCGGCGACGCGGGTGAGAGAGATGGGGAGGGAGGAGGAAAGGGGGAGGCCGGACTTGATGAGGCGTGCGTGGAGCTGCTGCAGCTGAAAGGGCGTGGAGAAGTGCAAATCAGGTGCCTCTCTAGAGGTCTGCGAGGCGGCGATGGCTGCGTTCACGCGGTAGGGAGGCGAAGTTGGAATTTGGAACGCGGATAGAGTTAACGATGATGCCATGGTAGGAACGAGTAGCCTATATGGTTTAAATAGAAATcgaataaatttatattttaactaaattttcatataaaaattaaataaatgcgATAAAATAGCGattaaatgaattaaaaaattaaaatgattaaattttcaattaaattaaacttcaaaTTTAGCTTTTTAAAATGGTGACAAAAGCGGTTTATAAGAAAATATTcaaatttttaactttaattattCAGTTTCATCCGTTAATTCAATTTATTCTGCTCATTATGAAATCATAATCACTTATCATTTTGGACATATTTTGCCACTTAATATATGTACAATGTAAGGGGATCTATATCGTCCTCTTAGATAGATTTAATGGTTAGCACGTGAAGTTTTGTTATAATGAAATCTGGGATTCAGATGTGAGCACTGGGGGTTGGGGAGGACGGGTTGACGGGAGCGTTGAGAGTTGGGGGCGAACGTATCCCCTTTTTATCATAATGTAAggggatatatatatatcaaatcaaTAGTATCTTTAAAAGGAATGCTTTAATAATCGAACcatttaaattgaaattaaatgatTAATCCAACCGAACAAATTTTAGtataagataaataaataaattgaatctataaaatattaattaaattgattgaaaattaaaataattaaatttttgattaaATCGGGAATTGAAAGGGAAGGAGAATCATGAAATTATGAAACTCTCAATTTTAATTTGGACAGAGTCGAATTCGATTTAATTCACATCCCTAGTACTAAGTTCTCACTTCTTATAACAGAAGTGGAGTTTCGTgaaaaaatttatctttaaacacaaaaatttataatttataataacaAATCATTCTTTATGACGTCTTAAACTCTAACGACTTGAATCCAGCATAATAAAAGTCCGGTCTCTCTCCCCTTGAATAAAAACTCTTGCGTTGTTTGCTCAATGGCGGCCAAGAAGCGTCAACGATCTTTGCTGAAAAATTTTCTCTTTGCACTTGAAAAACTCTCGTCCTATAATGACTCTAATATTGCTCTCTTTTGATATACATTTTTCAATTAAGAAGCACTGGAGGTTTTAATTTTTTCCTTGCCAATTATATATGTATATTAGTTAGATAATATGAATATTGTGTGGACATTAACCTAACAACATAAATAACATTTAGacctttcatattttttttttgttggatatttgtactgttggagtgtatactgaaagtctaacctttgtaaacattcattatgaataaagaatcacatttggtcaaattatctacatttgtttgtagttgttcatttaatttatattgtagataacatagtatgtggtgtcacatacagaagatgatgatatcagtaccttataaattataaacagtagctcacgactaaaatggaaaggaacaaaccattagaaggtcgtagtgtaattaggtattagtttatcttgactatataattacactagtacactcagagtgtattgagtaggaccattagaggtcgtttcttttatactgactttataaagaaacaaagacctcagtgtgtgctctaaatcctaatataataacaagcacatatgtttgatatttatttctttaatttatcaatgggtgagatttagttcgttgaatcaataaacccgataagttgggaaattgtatcacttatagtgtgtgttgttgattatagaaggaaactgtgtcctagagatactaggttgataatgtcctcaagaggagctcataaagattgtcatgttaaaccctgcaggtggacttagtccgacatgataataaggttgagtggtactactcttggacttagatattaattaaatgagttgtcagtaactcacttaattagtggacattcgatatcttaaacacagggagactaacatactcataataagaaggagcccaaaaaatgtaatttgggattggtgcggtagttcaatgatagttctctagtggaatgaattatcattgataaaattaagttgtgtgttcggggcgaacacgggatgcttaattttatcgggagaccaaaaccaattcctcctctcggtccctatcgtagcctcttatttgtagagttctatacccacctatacccactttctatacccaccaataaggggccggccaagctagcttgggaaccaagctagggccggcctaggtatattattgggtggccggccctagcttgaacccaagctagtagggccggccaaaataaattaaaaaagaaatttaattttaatttttattattatgtggaagatataatttaaagagaattaaaattaaaatatctctcttgtaaaagatctacaaaagattaaagaaagagattagatctctttccttatttgtagattggagagatgttttattttctctttaaaaattattcacatgttgataaaattaaaattatagaaatttccttttatcaaccatgaagagattttaaagagaaattttattttttaaaatttccggaaacaaattaggaagttttaattattgattaaaacttgtccaatttgttctccaatgaagtggccggccattgaagtttgatttggaaaatttattttatttttctaaattaaatcatgtcaaggaaattgaggaaattttattgtaattaaatttcctaatttgcctaggccaaggaatataaaagaaggggtgagggtgccttcatgagatagaacatctattatttctctccctcttttgttccttggtgtggccggccaacctctccctcttttcctcttgtggtggccgaacatctctattcccttggagctcttgtggtggccggatactactaggagaagaagaagaagaaggagaggaagctagcatctcttggagcttggttagtattttggtttttctccttggtgaagttttcctttgtggccgaaccttgcttggaggagaagaaggtggttggtggtttctcatcttggtagatccttgaccacacaacgtccgaggttagaagaggaatacggtagaagatcaagaggtctttctagaaggtataactagtagtttttccttttccgcatcatgctagttatttatggaaataataccaaatacaagaggcttacgttctagtatttcgaatatgtttttcgatgttgtgttcttttgtttttttcttttccttgtgatttgattgttctctttggttaacctaaagttattttaggaaattaaatattagctttctattaaaggttttgtctagtcggtggtggttgctcccatatccaagaaggccatgtgcctcgccacgtcagtactgggaaccttttatggaaattaatatttaatggaattaataacttaaggagacttgggtcgaacgtgttaagttccgcaggagatccaagtcaaaacctaaaagaacaaatagattaagttttggatcaaacgtgttaagttccgcaggcgatccaaaatttaatttaaaagaacacatggtagctaggaaaaggttcagacctttgtacaaaatttttgtacagtggaacctataggttttccgagtagcaaccaacatgtacTAGTTTTACTTGTCATGAACCTTGCAAGCAAATGGATGATAATACCAACTAGGCTGGTTCATCAGTTGGTTTTATTAAATAGGTAAATTCATAgcataattcatgtgtaatttgaaatttaatttagttgTGATTTAGTTTAATCTCAATTAGGAATGGTTTAATAAACTGTACACTAACATACACACCGAATATAttgatattaataatattttttatttaatcggTATAAAATTTATATCATTCCGAAAATCTAATATACTAAAGTTTTGGAACATTAATATATATCTTTTTTATATCGAATTTTTTATACTAAAATTTTTCTATATGATACGCGATTTCGtatgtaaaatttaatatacTATATCGAATACGTAGGTAacctcatttttttaaaaatgctttaaatTCATAACATCTATTTTTtgactttattttttatttcgttATCTTATTGGAAATGGAACATTTAAACTAGATAAGATGTCTACCTTTAATATTTAGTTACgttatgttttgaaaataattacatgttatgcaatgaaatgcccaaattatttctttcctttcacatTATTTGGTGCAcgtgtttatattattttatttatttatatattttttgtgACCTCTCTTTTCAGagcattttcatttttttcaatTCCAAAAGTTGTATTATTCttttattctttcaaaattttcttacaAAAATTGCTATGAAATGTTCAGTGTtgtttgaaatattttcttatattttatttGACATTGAACTAAGTATTTAATTATTATTGTAActgtttttcatttatttttttatttctatagaTAAATAAATTGCTCATCTTATGAGATCCTTCCAAAAATCACTGACAACAATTTTTATCCAATAAAAAGTTAATTCTGAATTTTTGTTAATCTATTTGatttttttctatatttatttgttcttaAGAGGTATTGAtttgttaatcatgtttataggtTGATCCATTATCATATGCAAGTTCTGGAATTTTTGTAACTCTTAGTTCAAAGATCCTTCCAATAAAAAGTTAATTCTGAATTTTTGTTaatcaatttgatttttttttctatatttatttgttcttaACAGGTATTGATTTGTTAATCATATTTATAGGTTGATCCATTATCATATGCAAGTTCGGGAATGTTTGTGAATCTTAGTTCAGTGATACTAGAACAAAGATTGTTAATTATCATGGTAactatttttcatttattttttttatttcgatAGATAAATAAATTGCTCATCCTTATGAGATCCTTCCAAAAATCACCGACAACAATTTTTCTCATATAATAGAAATCTTCCAATAAAAAGTTAATTCTGAATTTTTGTTAatctatttaatttgatttttttctatatttatttgttcttaAGAGGTATTGATTTGTTAATCATGTTCATAGGTTGATCCATTATCATGTGCAAGTTTGGGAATGTTTGTGAATCTTAGTTCAGATATCCTTCCAATAaaaagttaattttgaatttttgttaatctatttgatttttttctatatttatttgttcttaAGAGGTATTGAtttgttaatcatgtttataggtTCATCCATTATCATATGCAAGTTTGGGAATGTTTGTGAATCTTAGTTCAGTGATACTAGAACAAAGATTGTTAATTATCATTGTAActgtttttcatttatttttttatttctatagaTAAATAAATTGCTCATCCTTATGAGATCCTTCCAAAAATCACCGACAACAATTTTTCTCATATAATATAAATCTTCCAATAAAAAGTTAATTCTGAATTTTTGTtaatctatttaattttttttctatatttatttgttcttaAGAGGTATTGAtttgttaatcatgtttataggtTGATCCATTATCATATGCAAGTTCGGGAATATATTGTACCGAATATTTCGATATTtagatttaatattttttgataaaatatatACTAAAATACGAACCAAATTAGTAGGTAATTGgatagttataatttttattagttttttctcATGTTTTTTATCGTTTAATTATTCTTAttgatgatttattttttaattagtggataattggaaaactatatattttttccttttataattttggTACAGAAAGTATTGTAATATAcatattatatcaaaattttagtGTATTAAATTTATACCATATCAAAAATTTGATATATCGAAATTTTAATACACCAAATTTTAGGTATaatattgatatatatatatatttttctctgtttttctctttcttttctatcCTTGGAAGTTATAATGCTAACATGATTTTTGACAATGTTACGTAATATAccttatatttaaattatttacacTATTATTCTGattatgaatttttgaaaaaaatttgattGGATACTGCAGAAtgttttataaaatatattctcCAATCATGTGGGTGGGATGTTATTAGCTATTTATATcatatataattatttataatattggtCTTGCCCTAACTACTTTGATTTATTCTGACACTAATTGTCGAGATTTCTTAAATTGTGTAGCTGAGCATTTTCAAAGTTGTCTATTGAATTCCTTATTATGTAGTTACTTATCTCAAAATTGAGAAAATGGGTTATGTTTATAATTTCAGCCTAAAGTGTTGCTTGCATCAATTCCGGGATCAGTTGAGTAGACATTTTACCATCAAGAAGAcctttcatttatttattttatactatTTAGATTTGATTAGAAGATTACTTATCCCAAAATTTACTTTGGCTCACCTCTATGTATATTCTTAAAATATTCTATCTAGCTAtcacaccccggaggagtccctgtccaaagaaatttcggcaacatctcccctgtacggcggacaatctgaaactttctacatatccacatacctcagtcacatgcggctggaataatagcagaaataaaattcAATACACAgtcattccacgcagtttatataacaagtaaatggaagaataatactctgactcgaaatcaaccctactccactacactcgtaaagctcaaatccgatttactcacctcttctgccgtccagacaggcatggagtaaaacatatccaaaccacaacaaagtccatcaacgataagaatccatacaagatccgtaagtaaaacaatccaaaacataacaagttcaaaacatagtctaataaggaagaaaaccaaaagatcaataagtcctcatggtctgcaggggactagcaactgaaaCTCTCTCCTGataacatcaacctgaaaaataacaacaaatggaggcggggtgagtccaacactcagcaggtacaactgatatacaaagtagggaaataacacctagcactaatcatgcgtacagtctcctgatataagaaagataaaaatgtatctgaagtaaacaggagtgAAACTGtattaaccaggacctgggtataaggacaaacagtccgagtgatatggaaatcctgtatgcatgtcaaacatacgtatccaaacaatatgcagcatataaatgcagcaaacacaaacacaagcaataaatgcatcaagcatatgatgccaatgatgcgtcctggtcacccctgacgccagtcaaccatctcacacaaaagtgaggccgagtgggtagggctgtgacaaccgtgcactatgtcgtcactgctcctgatgagtgactgagtggacgggatgctg contains:
- the LOC122023233 gene encoding pentatricopeptide repeat-containing protein At5g66520-like translates to MASSLTLSAFQIPTSPPYRVNAAIAASQTSREAPDLHFSTPFQLQQLHARLIKSGLPLSSSLPISLTRVAAVCALSSPSDFSYARSVFLLYGDAPSETLLWNTHLNTLSSSPCPGEALALFSRLRFAGVLPDTFTLSFVLKACSRSPLSPLLGRAVHALVEKLGFRSDIFLLNTLVHMYASLGDTASARLLFNVIPAKDVVTWNIMITHYTKEGEMVVAQQLFDSMPERSVRSWTAMIAGYVQWKNPNEALRLFRDMETTGMRPNEVTVVAVLAACADLGELDLGKRIHAFAMQCSLHKNNVRVCNTLIDMYIKCGCLQLARQVFDEMAERTVVSWSAMIGGHAMHGQAEEALELFSKMEEASVEPNAVTFVGLLHACSHIGLLQEGRQFFRSMTQDYGIVPEIEHYGCMVDLLSRAGLLEEARGFINKMPIEPNSVVWGALLGGAKVHKNIEMGEEAIHNLMELDPRNDGYYVVLSNIYADAERWEDVAKIRRMMKDRGLKKTPGWSTISLDGVVHSFVAGESDHPQIEEIHRSLDELLEKLRHRGYVPDTSAVLLDMDEKNKERVLYHHSEKLAAAYGLMNTANGTPIRIMKNLRVCSDCHAALKLISEITNREIVVRDRNRFHSFRHGSCSCKDYW